One genomic window of Sphingobacterium oryzagri includes the following:
- a CDS encoding ATP-binding protein yields the protein MSALDSILKIGSVVSVLGRSVEIKVDTAKNASHLLYKGELLKNVSVGSYIKIAKGFTHLVGKIEGEFITEDKSRDFHSYTSEQEKIRRLLQISLIGFLEGNVFKQGVKELPLVDNEAYLLTQDEFNYVHKFVKDDEETFVFGSLAQEKGKAIEVSIDRLLASHIGIFGNTGSGKSYTLAKLYHEILSKYKDEPAFQKNARFILIDFNGEYMSPEEGLSDDVIISSRYKQVFRLSTGTNGSKKKYRLPNKIINDEQFWSLILHCTEKTQSPFISRTLKSEFLEDNIHTDEGFKKLITVTLEHITTKVSQNQEKNLVLTFLEELAKFGIADKIDNYKAVYRDLRANLQFHSKDKYFYYNNVISTTAEFLPLLREKLNVLEPHISEVSIIQKIRLKIIFNFYYEIQNGFANKEHIGPVMGRLDDRINDLEKVIEITQEKNEPCVLSVISLKDVNIQMRKILPMIICKHLYEEKKGKIERDKFLNIIIDEAHNILSFNSDRESETWKDYRLEAFEEIIKEGRKFGVFLTIASQRPSDISSTIISQLHNYFLHRLINNKDIEAVEKTISYLDKVSFDSLPILPQGSCILAGISAQLPVIIEVGFIPDKNKPYNETMVLTKHWRDEIRTEDNQIKRIK from the coding sequence ATGAGTGCGCTTGACAGCATCTTAAAGATCGGCTCCGTAGTTTCCGTACTTGGTCGAAGCGTAGAAATTAAAGTTGATACAGCCAAGAACGCATCACATTTACTCTACAAAGGTGAACTCCTCAAAAATGTTTCCGTCGGAAGTTATATCAAAATTGCCAAGGGATTTACCCATTTAGTCGGAAAAATAGAAGGTGAATTTATTACGGAAGATAAATCAAGAGATTTTCATAGTTATACAAGCGAACAGGAAAAGATCAGACGGTTATTGCAAATAAGTTTGATCGGATTTTTAGAGGGCAATGTATTCAAACAAGGCGTTAAAGAATTACCTTTGGTAGACAATGAGGCATATTTACTAACTCAAGACGAATTTAATTACGTGCACAAATTTGTTAAGGATGATGAGGAAACATTTGTCTTCGGTAGTTTGGCGCAGGAAAAGGGAAAAGCTATCGAGGTCAGCATTGATCGACTTTTAGCAAGTCATATCGGTATATTTGGTAATACCGGCAGTGGAAAATCTTATACTCTGGCTAAACTCTATCATGAGATCTTGTCTAAATACAAAGATGAACCTGCTTTTCAAAAAAATGCTCGTTTCATCCTAATAGACTTTAATGGCGAATATATGTCCCCAGAAGAAGGTCTGTCAGATGATGTCATTATTTCCTCCAGATATAAACAAGTATTTCGCTTGTCTACGGGAACAAACGGCAGCAAAAAGAAATACAGACTACCTAACAAGATTATCAATGATGAACAATTTTGGTCCCTGATATTGCACTGTACAGAAAAAACACAATCACCATTTATATCGCGGACACTTAAGAGCGAATTCTTGGAAGATAACATACATACTGATGAAGGTTTTAAAAAACTGATTACTGTTACATTAGAGCACATTACGACTAAGGTCAGTCAAAATCAGGAAAAGAATCTGGTGCTTACTTTTTTAGAGGAACTCGCCAAGTTCGGCATTGCTGATAAAATTGATAATTACAAGGCTGTCTATCGCGATTTGCGCGCCAATCTCCAATTTCATAGCAAGGATAAATATTTTTATTATAACAACGTTATTTCAACCACGGCGGAATTTCTCCCCTTGCTTCGGGAGAAACTGAATGTATTAGAGCCACATATTAGTGAGGTTTCAATTATCCAGAAGATACGATTGAAGATTATCTTCAATTTTTATTACGAAATTCAAAACGGTTTTGCAAACAAGGAGCATATCGGTCCTGTAATGGGTCGTTTAGACGATCGAATTAACGACTTAGAAAAGGTTATCGAGATTACTCAGGAAAAGAATGAACCTTGTGTTTTGTCCGTTATTTCTCTAAAGGATGTAAACATTCAAATGCGAAAAATACTACCAATGATAATCTGTAAACATCTCTACGAGGAAAAGAAAGGAAAAATTGAGCGTGACAAATTTCTCAATATTATTATCGATGAAGCTCATAACATTCTTTCATTTAATTCTGACAGAGAAAGTGAAACTTGGAAAGATTATCGACTTGAAGCATTTGAGGAAATTATTAAAGAAGGTCGAAAATTCGGTGTGTTTCTCACTATAGCCAGCCAGCGACCTTCTGATATTTCTAGCACCATTATTTCCCAACTGCATAATTACTTCTTGCATCGTCTAATCAATAATAAAGATATTGAAGCCGTTGAAAAGACAATCTCCTATTTGGATAAGGTATCATTCGATTCTCTTCCTATTCTGCCACAAGGCAGCTGTATACTTGCAGGCATTTCTGCGCAACTGCCAGTAATAATCGAAGTGGGCTTTATACCGGATAAAAATAAACCATATAATGAAACTATGGTTCTGACCAAGCATTGGCGGGATGAAATTAGAACCGAAGATAACCAAATCAAACGGATTAAATGA
- a CDS encoding SIR2 family protein, with amino-acid sequence MDNDKFKKIIESCHLNFLIGSGASRNYFATLGNVEDLLTELAKAPEGKERDILETSIKKDYFDKAISGNLYINNIAGIEDAAVVVELENTKANYRDFLVALNIILLRRRSNIISRQANLFTTNMDIFLDVTLEEINVEYNDGYSGKLNPVFSTSNYHKSIFQKSPHYENKAELPLFNLYKMHGSVTWKSDGNQILFDSQLEILRDIYKAELRKPLINEFSEGDKPKSIKDLIQEAGRLEQDDSFSEFLNSYDKLEIINPTKDKFSTTTVQYNFYELLRMYSNELEKENSVLFVLGFSFADEHIREITKRVANSNPTLLICIFAYDESSKTDIEQKLNLSQIKFKNVEVIVGGSLFDLNAKWFKKLAIELDSDQFASKRNDIVANVNLPEAEQI; translated from the coding sequence ATGGACAATGATAAGTTTAAAAAAATAATTGAAAGCTGCCATCTGAATTTCCTAATCGGGTCTGGCGCTTCCCGAAATTACTTCGCTACATTGGGAAATGTAGAAGATTTGTTAACTGAGCTCGCGAAAGCGCCGGAAGGAAAAGAGAGGGATATTTTAGAAACTTCTATTAAAAAGGATTATTTTGATAAAGCAATATCAGGGAATTTATATATCAACAATATTGCGGGAATCGAGGATGCAGCGGTTGTTGTCGAGCTAGAGAACACTAAAGCCAATTATCGAGACTTCTTGGTCGCGCTCAACATTATATTGCTGCGGAGACGAAGTAATATAATAAGTAGACAGGCTAACTTATTTACGACTAATATGGATATATTTCTAGACGTGACACTCGAAGAGATCAACGTGGAATATAATGATGGATATTCTGGTAAGCTCAATCCGGTGTTTTCCACCAGCAACTATCATAAAAGTATTTTTCAAAAGAGCCCGCATTATGAAAATAAAGCTGAATTACCTCTTTTTAACCTTTATAAAATGCATGGGTCAGTAACTTGGAAAAGCGATGGAAATCAAATCTTATTCGATAGTCAATTGGAAATATTGCGCGATATATATAAAGCGGAACTTCGTAAGCCGTTGATCAATGAGTTTTCAGAAGGAGACAAACCGAAATCTATCAAAGACCTAATCCAAGAAGCGGGGAGACTTGAACAAGACGACAGTTTCAGCGAGTTTCTAAATTCTTATGATAAACTGGAAATCATCAATCCGACCAAAGATAAATTCAGTACTACTACAGTACAGTATAATTTCTATGAACTACTGCGGATGTATTCTAATGAATTGGAAAAAGAGAACTCAGTGTTATTTGTGCTCGGATTTTCTTTCGCCGATGAACATATTCGGGAAATAACTAAACGCGTAGCTAATTCTAACCCTACACTCTTAATTTGCATTTTCGCTTATGATGAGAGTTCAAAAACAGATATTGAACAAAAGCTTAACTTGAGCCAGATCAAATTCAAAAATGTAGAGGTGATTGTTGGAGGTTCATTATTCGATTTAAATGCAAAATGGTTTAAAAAACTAGCTATCGAACTTGATTCGGACCAGTTTGCCAGTAAAAGGAACGACATTGTTGCGAATGTAAATTTACCCGAAGCGGAGCAGATATGA
- a CDS encoding helix-turn-helix domain-containing protein, with protein MCILIPTTMERDYNKIKADFGNHIRSIRDSKKYSLRMVASKCNLDDSNISKIENGKFNVQLSTIIELAKGLEVHPSALLEYDFSSEI; from the coding sequence ATGTGCATCTTGATTCCTACTACCATGGAACGGGATTACAATAAAATAAAAGCCGATTTTGGAAACCATATCCGATCAATAAGAGACTCCAAAAAGTATTCTTTAAGGATGGTTGCGTCCAAATGTAACCTTGACGATAGTAATATATCCAAGATTGAAAATGGTAAGTTTAATGTTCAACTTTCAACTATCATTGAATTAGCAAAAGGACTGGAGGTACATCCATCAGCTTTGTTAGAATATGATTTTTCATCTGAAATCTAG
- a CDS encoding TlpA family protein disulfide reductase, translating to MRKLRTGECYALLASSENPLHNDIQITNNRTYGILCCILTGLSFLLFTALASAQSTNSEIKGNGQLAGLQLKIGDTVPEQFYSETLQIIDSTGVTTSAAIAEWSNKRLIIIDFFGSTCGPCIAWLKKMNRLEVDSRAVIIPVTSESAGKTQQFLSRHDLKTFGVYGDSTIRNYFPHIFLPHQVWILDGKVVAISNGSKTDPQSIKTALNSGKLNFQAKSDINLDLAKHLASNPLIKFDDKLISSFNITSRIDGVNGRGYFQQEGKSIFYYFNGTISGIVQELAGIPFNQISIAEGASARLLSPSSADRYCLQAIRQGELARDSLGKMILPEFAIQMSLIIYEKQRNVPVHVINSASKMTNTPERDRIPISLLMDELNYYASWAPGRPIYVCDNPELWIDGTLLDRPKIRQLRSDPGKLSKELEKIGLKVNSETRTVRFLEISERGASL from the coding sequence ATGCGAAAATTACGCACAGGGGAATGCTATGCTCTTTTGGCAAGCAGCGAGAACCCTCTACATAACGATATACAGATTACAAATAACAGAACTTACGGAATCTTATGCTGCATCCTGACCGGCCTTTCGTTTTTGTTGTTTACCGCGCTAGCGTCAGCCCAGAGTACCAATTCCGAAATTAAGGGAAATGGGCAGCTAGCCGGTTTACAGCTCAAGATCGGTGATACCGTACCAGAGCAGTTTTACTCAGAAACACTGCAGATTATAGATAGCACCGGTGTGACCACATCGGCAGCAATTGCAGAATGGAGTAATAAGCGTCTAATCATTATTGACTTTTTTGGCAGCACTTGTGGCCCATGCATAGCCTGGCTAAAAAAGATGAATCGCCTAGAGGTTGACTCCCGCGCAGTCATTATTCCCGTCACTTCGGAAAGCGCAGGGAAAACCCAACAGTTCCTTTCTAGGCATGACTTAAAGACCTTCGGCGTCTACGGAGATTCCACAATTCGAAACTATTTTCCCCATATCTTCCTACCGCATCAAGTGTGGATTCTCGATGGAAAGGTTGTCGCTATAAGCAATGGCAGCAAGACCGATCCGCAAAGCATTAAGACTGCCTTGAATAGTGGTAAACTAAACTTTCAAGCAAAGTCGGACATTAATTTAGATCTGGCCAAGCACTTAGCCAGTAATCCACTTATCAAATTTGATGATAAGCTGATTAGCAGCTTTAACATCACCAGCCGAATTGATGGGGTGAACGGGCGAGGCTATTTTCAGCAGGAAGGCAAAAGTATATTCTACTATTTCAATGGCACGATCAGCGGCATTGTGCAGGAACTTGCAGGCATTCCTTTTAACCAGATCAGCATCGCGGAAGGTGCTAGCGCTCGACTGCTCTCCCCTTCATCCGCTGATCGCTACTGCTTGCAAGCGATCAGGCAAGGTGAACTCGCTAGGGATTCTCTTGGTAAAATGATCCTCCCTGAGTTTGCTATACAGATGAGCTTAATAATCTACGAGAAGCAGCGGAATGTCCCCGTTCATGTGATCAATAGCGCCAGTAAGATGACCAATACGCCGGAAAGAGACCGTATACCGATCAGCCTGCTTATGGATGAACTTAATTACTATGCGAGCTGGGCACCCGGCAGGCCAATCTATGTGTGTGATAATCCGGAACTGTGGATCGATGGTACTCTTTTGGATCGTCCGAAGATACGACAGTTGCGCAGCGATCCAGGGAAACTCAGCAAGGAACTTGAAAAGATAGGCCTAAAAGTTAACAGCGAGACGCGCACTGTGCGCTTTCTGGAAATAAGTGAAAGGGGGGCTTCATTATGA
- a CDS encoding SusC/RagA family TonB-linked outer membrane protein has protein sequence MRVYYITFLLVLAFGATFTSLRAQETGITITLLDSVSGKRLSGASISFSEAAKNRLTDMAGSARLIGQPSDTLAISLIGYRAKRLVYGQLSEPYRILLSPLNNMLEDVQVVSTGYSRANSRDNVGAADVIGQNKLDRSVSRDILSRIENNSPGLLFNHGQAAETDRFLVRGRSSISADARPLVVLDNFPYEGDLENINPNDIESVTVLKDALAASIWGARAANGVIVLTSKKGNREKTSVELRSYLSLRDRPDLYNISQISSSDLIDLTKELYERGLFDGASSGNLYGQTNAIPKAAEILIAGDPDSEAQLDALRGIDVRSDISRYLYRPEFLQQYNVNLRGLQGKADYFISAGYDKGQHELVGAGENRLNLRSNIGYAISEKLRIDLTTLYTRNISENGHNRGMEIGAFGRSIFSYQPYDRLIDDAGNPAAIYPALRKGYVDTIGSGRLLDWTYRPLEEIDREQHTTDRQNLLYAVGLNYRMLDFLTLDLKYQYENQNSRLSALYAADSYYALHQINQYSQLGTDGSINRIVPLGAIYHNEEDRTTAHQGRGQLNLDKRFADHHLSGFTGYEIRHKKARLNRYAPYYGYNTEYSTVVSALDFLTYYPLLQSGSQQRIENSQFLSSGTDNFVSAYGSLNYSYAGRYFVESSMRRDEANLFGVNTNQKGTPLWSVGGAWEISKEPFYKSGLLPYLKARLTYGVNGNISRATSAYTTMLMLSGVSHPNLAGQINNPPNADLRWEQVKMVNFGLEFASKGQHLWGRVDIYNKNSDDLLALIPTDATYGFSSVYANSAEMNTKGIDLQLNGQANIGRVNWQANLNYSHNRNRVTRYLMPRASTGNVYVTAGAISPLVDHPLYSVFSYRWGGLNSQTGQPQGYVEDAISDDYSAIYSSALEDMQFHGSLQPTHFGNLLNSFSYKAVSLSFNISYRFGGFFRNPSLYNSGLIYGLGGHGDYAQRWQQPGDELSTHVPAFDYTQNASRDFFYQNAEVHIMKSDVIRLEDINVSYRFALARRKNSPSMTLIFNAAQLPMLWAAAPGGIDPYFVNSAITRPRFSFGANLSF, from the coding sequence ATGAGAGTTTATTACATTACGTTTCTTTTGGTTCTAGCCTTCGGGGCTACCTTTACCAGTCTGCGGGCGCAAGAAACTGGGATTACGATTACCCTACTAGATTCCGTCTCCGGTAAGCGCTTATCGGGAGCGTCGATAAGCTTTAGCGAGGCGGCGAAAAACAGGTTGACTGACATGGCGGGAAGCGCTAGGCTGATAGGCCAGCCAAGCGACACCTTAGCTATATCGCTAATTGGTTACCGCGCTAAGCGCTTGGTCTATGGGCAGCTTAGCGAGCCGTACAGGATATTACTTTCTCCGCTAAACAACATGCTGGAGGATGTACAGGTCGTTAGCACGGGCTACAGCCGGGCAAACAGCCGCGATAATGTAGGGGCAGCCGATGTGATCGGACAGAATAAACTTGATCGTTCCGTCTCCCGCGATATTCTCTCGCGCATAGAAAATAACTCACCCGGGCTGCTTTTTAATCATGGGCAGGCCGCAGAGACAGACCGATTTCTTGTGCGGGGGCGAAGTTCTATTTCCGCTGATGCGCGGCCACTAGTAGTACTTGATAACTTTCCCTATGAAGGAGATCTTGAAAATATAAATCCCAATGACATTGAAAGTGTCACGGTGCTCAAGGATGCATTGGCAGCATCGATATGGGGAGCTAGAGCCGCAAATGGCGTGATCGTGCTGACCAGCAAGAAGGGAAACAGAGAAAAGACCAGTGTTGAGCTCCGTAGCTATCTTTCGTTACGTGACCGGCCAGACTTGTATAATATTTCCCAGATATCCTCTAGCGATCTCATCGATCTGACCAAGGAACTTTATGAGCGTGGGCTTTTTGATGGCGCAAGTTCGGGAAACCTATATGGACAGACCAATGCTATTCCCAAAGCTGCCGAGATCCTGATTGCTGGTGATCCTGACAGTGAGGCTCAGCTTGATGCGCTGCGCGGCATCGATGTACGCAGCGACATCTCGCGATACCTTTATCGTCCGGAGTTTCTCCAGCAGTACAACGTAAACCTGCGAGGGCTTCAGGGTAAAGCGGATTACTTTATTTCGGCAGGTTACGATAAGGGACAGCACGAGCTTGTAGGTGCAGGTGAAAATCGGCTCAATTTGCGCTCAAACATCGGTTATGCCATCAGTGAAAAGCTCCGGATCGATCTGACCACACTTTACACGCGCAATATTTCCGAAAACGGTCATAACCGCGGGATGGAAATTGGCGCTTTCGGCAGGAGCATCTTCTCCTACCAGCCCTATGACAGGCTAATTGATGATGCAGGTAATCCGGCAGCTATCTATCCGGCACTACGCAAAGGCTACGTTGATACGATCGGCAGCGGCCGTCTGCTGGACTGGACGTACCGACCACTTGAGGAAATCGATCGCGAGCAGCATACGACCGACCGGCAAAATCTGCTCTACGCGGTGGGATTGAATTACCGGATGCTTGATTTTCTAACGCTGGATCTAAAATATCAGTACGAAAACCAGAACAGTAGGCTTTCGGCGCTCTATGCCGCAGACTCCTATTACGCCCTTCACCAGATCAACCAATATTCCCAACTCGGGACAGATGGCAGCATCAACCGCATCGTGCCACTGGGTGCAATCTATCACAACGAGGAAGATCGAACGACAGCACATCAGGGACGCGGGCAGCTAAATCTCGATAAACGTTTTGCAGACCATCACCTGTCAGGCTTCACCGGGTATGAAATCCGGCACAAGAAGGCGCGGCTCAATCGATACGCTCCCTATTACGGGTATAATACAGAGTACAGTACGGTAGTTTCGGCACTGGATTTTCTGACCTACTATCCGCTTCTTCAGAGCGGATCGCAACAGCGTATCGAAAATTCCCAGTTCCTTTCTTCCGGAACGGACAACTTTGTATCGGCCTATGGAAGCCTGAACTACAGCTACGCAGGAAGGTACTTTGTGGAGAGCAGCATGCGAAGGGACGAGGCCAACCTTTTCGGGGTAAACACCAACCAGAAGGGAACCCCGCTCTGGTCTGTAGGTGGAGCGTGGGAGATCAGCAAAGAGCCCTTTTACAAGAGCGGTCTCCTTCCCTATCTCAAGGCACGGCTCACCTACGGGGTCAATGGGAACATCTCTCGCGCTACCTCGGCCTATACCACGATGTTGATGCTCAGCGGCGTGAGCCATCCGAACTTAGCTGGACAGATCAACAACCCTCCGAATGCAGATTTACGTTGGGAGCAGGTCAAAATGGTCAACTTTGGACTGGAATTCGCCAGTAAGGGCCAGCATCTGTGGGGACGCGTGGACATATACAACAAAAACTCTGATGATCTGCTTGCCCTTATCCCTACGGATGCTACCTACGGGTTCTCTTCGGTATATGCCAACTCGGCAGAAATGAACACCAAAGGGATCGACCTGCAGCTAAACGGGCAGGCAAACATCGGCAGGGTGAACTGGCAGGCCAACCTTAATTACTCCCACAACAGGAACCGCGTGACACGATACCTGATGCCCAGGGCATCTACAGGCAACGTTTACGTCACGGCAGGTGCGATCAGCCCATTGGTCGATCATCCCCTATATTCCGTTTTTAGCTACCGATGGGGCGGTCTTAATTCCCAGACGGGACAGCCGCAAGGCTATGTAGAGGACGCAATATCGGACGATTATTCCGCTATATATAGCTCTGCTCTGGAGGATATGCAGTTTCATGGCTCGCTGCAGCCGACGCACTTTGGAAATCTCCTCAACTCTTTTTCCTACAAGGCCGTATCGCTGTCCTTTAACATCAGTTACCGCTTTGGAGGCTTCTTCCGCAACCCTTCGCTTTACAACAGCGGATTGATCTACGGACTCGGTGGGCACGGCGATTACGCGCAGCGCTGGCAGCAGCCTGGCGATGAGCTTTCCACGCACGTACCGGCTTTTGACTACACGCAGAACGCTAGCCGAGACTTTTTCTACCAAAATGCTGAGGTGCATATTATGAAAAGCGATGTCATCCGGCTAGAGGATATCAACGTTTCCTACCGATTCGCGCTTGCTCGTCGAAAGAATAGTCCCAGCATGACCTTAATATTTAATGCAGCGCAGCTTCCCATGCTATGGGCTGCCGCGCCAGGTGGCATAGATCCCTATTTTGTAAACAGCGCTATTACCCGTCCGCGGTTTTCATTCGGCGCAAACCTAAGCTTTTAG
- a CDS encoding RagB/SusD family nutrient uptake outer membrane protein, which produces MKNYYILFMALAVLSCSKEAFLEKKPDDSLVIPLTLADYQAILDNDMVMNGKGSTGSGAVPIIGEMGADNYFVRDVDFPNFPQQQQNIYIWNKQVYDGSQLLDWDYPYRIVFYSNIVLEGLGPLQINTVDQSAYNLAYGSAHFFRAHSFYHLAQVFAPHYNAQQAEVQTGIPIRLATSFDEKIERASLAQTYRQIISDLETSVLYLPDASGRIKTRPSKQAAYGLLSRVYLTMGAYQQAKLYADSCLDLSSRLLDYGGLNAALRTPFPEPEDNPEVLFSCKMTDMVSGPLWPTRERTDSSLYASYESNDLRKTVFFRVVAGGMSFKGSYENNSFLFAGIATDEVLLNRAECLARMGMVEQAMADLHYLLEHRYQSGSLDVERFSGTLPQAEALEIILVERRKELLHRGLRWTDLRRLNAEGAAITLRRQIGSQTYTLAPGDPRWVWPIPDYVLSFNPDMIQNDR; this is translated from the coding sequence ATGAAGAATTATTATATACTTTTTATGGCGCTGGCCGTTCTTTCCTGCTCCAAGGAGGCCTTTTTGGAAAAGAAGCCGGACGACTCGCTGGTGATACCGCTAACACTAGCAGACTATCAGGCCATCCTCGACAATGATATGGTGATGAACGGCAAGGGATCGACCGGATCAGGGGCTGTACCAATCATTGGGGAGATGGGTGCAGACAACTATTTTGTCCGAGACGTAGACTTCCCGAACTTTCCGCAGCAACAACAGAACATCTACATCTGGAACAAACAGGTCTACGACGGATCACAACTTTTGGACTGGGATTATCCTTACCGCATCGTGTTTTATTCCAACATCGTACTGGAAGGGCTTGGACCGCTTCAGATAAACACCGTGGATCAAAGCGCGTACAACCTTGCCTATGGAAGCGCGCACTTTTTCCGCGCGCATTCCTTCTACCATTTGGCGCAGGTATTTGCTCCTCATTATAACGCCCAACAAGCAGAGGTGCAGACCGGAATTCCGATCCGGCTGGCGACGAGCTTCGACGAAAAGATCGAAAGAGCTAGCCTAGCACAAACCTACCGGCAGATCATTAGCGATCTGGAAACCTCGGTGCTGTACCTGCCCGATGCTTCTGGTCGCATCAAGACCCGACCGAGTAAACAGGCTGCCTATGGTCTACTTTCCAGAGTCTATTTAACGATGGGCGCATACCAGCAGGCCAAATTATATGCAGACTCCTGTTTGGATCTTAGTAGCAGACTATTGGACTACGGTGGCCTTAATGCAGCATTGCGAACGCCGTTTCCCGAGCCCGAGGATAACCCCGAGGTGCTATTCTCCTGCAAAATGACCGATATGGTGAGCGGCCCCCTTTGGCCGACCCGCGAACGCACAGACAGCAGCCTATATGCTTCCTATGAAAGTAACGATCTGCGAAAAACCGTCTTTTTTCGAGTGGTGGCAGGTGGTATGAGCTTCAAAGGAAGCTACGAAAACAACTCTTTTCTATTTGCCGGTATTGCTACGGACGAAGTACTACTAAACCGTGCGGAATGCCTCGCCCGGATGGGCATGGTAGAGCAGGCTATGGCGGACTTACACTATTTGCTGGAGCACCGCTACCAGTCTGGATCTCTTGATGTGGAACGATTTTCGGGCACTTTGCCGCAGGCCGAAGCATTGGAAATTATACTTGTCGAGCGAAGGAAAGAGCTGCTGCATCGCGGACTACGCTGGACAGACCTGCGTAGACTGAATGCCGAGGGAGCAGCAATAACCTTGCGGCGACAGATCGGCTCGCAAACCTATACGCTAGCGCCAGGCGATCCGCGCTGGGTATGGCCTATACCTGATTACGTTTTAAGCTTCAATCCTGATATGATACAGAACGATAGGTAG
- a CDS encoding helix-turn-helix domain-containing protein → MRKSAYMDTGSFFGQPLSKAARGDLCPALSLGIGSVIYRRSEVGTSIEQEFKGKLGFISYIEIQTNWPIKLSAQTSMGDVHGIYLLQSTGRMLLMREEKKVFALDARRGIYAYLPSGSYKITLPQGRWRIFSFYFLARLFDEHAAKDFIFLKPLLDLKRNNASTTVVSQHFYAGEMTEMLIHRLCKGLNKRPLDRQVDIIRQLARLLKLSKRKLKGNFVPGSAAHYCMLAKARVREGVKQQGAGFDLAEVYDQVPYTSKHLDRIFRSVYKRTIRHYKNEKVIQMAKKLLLRGLPIKEVSILCGFGEIRSFQRTFKQFIGMPPRSFQLKRSKA, encoded by the coding sequence ATGCGAAAAAGTGCATACATGGATACCGGATCTTTTTTTGGACAGCCCTTGTCAAAGGCTGCAAGGGGAGATCTTTGTCCTGCACTTTCCCTAGGCATAGGTAGCGTTATTTACCGCAGATCAGAGGTAGGAACCAGTATCGAACAGGAATTCAAAGGTAAATTGGGATTTATCTCCTACATTGAAATTCAAACCAACTGGCCAATTAAACTTTCTGCGCAAACATCCATGGGGGATGTGCATGGAATCTACCTACTACAATCTACCGGTAGGATGCTGCTCATGCGCGAAGAAAAAAAGGTCTTCGCTCTTGATGCCCGTCGGGGGATCTACGCTTACCTGCCCTCGGGTAGTTACAAGATCACTTTACCACAAGGACGCTGGCGTATCTTTAGCTTTTACTTTCTCGCCAGATTGTTCGACGAGCATGCCGCCAAGGACTTTATATTTTTAAAACCACTACTTGATCTGAAGAGAAATAATGCGTCCACTACAGTTGTAAGCCAGCATTTTTACGCGGGAGAGATGACAGAAATGTTGATCCATAGGTTATGCAAGGGCTTAAATAAAAGGCCACTGGACAGGCAGGTTGATATCATAAGGCAACTCGCTCGCCTGCTCAAGCTTTCTAAACGTAAGCTCAAAGGTAATTTTGTTCCCGGAAGCGCAGCGCATTATTGCATGCTTGCGAAGGCGCGCGTAAGGGAAGGTGTAAAACAGCAAGGGGCAGGTTTTGATCTTGCTGAGGTCTACGACCAAGTGCCTTACACGTCAAAGCATCTAGACCGAATATTTAGATCGGTATATAAACGGACAATACGGCATTATAAAAACGAAAAGGTTATCCAGATGGCCAAAAAGCTATTGTTGCGGGGGCTTCCAATCAAGGAAGTCAGTATCCTTTGCGGATTTGGCGAGATCCGCTCCTTTCAGCGAACCTTCAAGCAGTTTATCGGTATGCCACCTCGAAGTTTCCAGCTAAAACGTTCAAAAGCATAG
- a CDS encoding nuclear transport factor 2 family protein gives MKKTLTTIAAAIIMISSFSSFAAEKTNPLKNVKSAKVIGTYLEATTLGSIELNKFLFADDFQYSNSANDDTFNKREYTAFLKAHKGVNFDCKTSYEILDQSGKACMAKATMVFEKFTRVDYITLSQDQDGWKVSKVVTTYP, from the coding sequence ATGAAAAAGACATTAACAACCATCGCAGCAGCCATCATCATGATCAGCTCATTCTCTTCTTTCGCAGCGGAGAAAACCAACCCGTTAAAGAATGTAAAATCGGCAAAGGTTATAGGTACCTATCTGGAAGCAACTACGCTTGGCAGCATCGAACTGAACAAGTTCCTTTTTGCAGATGATTTCCAGTACAGCAACAGTGCGAACGATGACACATTCAATAAGCGCGAATACACCGCTTTCTTAAAAGCACACAAAGGCGTAAACTTCGACTGTAAGACTAGCTATGAGATCTTGGATCAAAGTGGAAAGGCTTGTATGGCAAAAGCAACGATGGTATTTGAGAAGTTTACGCGTGTAGATTACATCACCTTGAGTCAGGATCAGGATGGTTGGAAAGTGAGCAAGGTAGTGACTACTTACCCATAA